One Paraburkholderia aromaticivorans DNA segment encodes these proteins:
- a CDS encoding FAD-dependent oxidoreductase translates to MLTIDDIRAIPLFSTLPDDELEHLARTCADLHLCAGEFAVHEGGERALYAVLAGRMEVIKTFDGIERTLGWRLPGTIFGEVPLALSSPFPGAYRAAEPSRVMRVDAQRYYALAAASPEIAFRMGTLARERIGGLQGLSAEPPKARVTMIGSRWDTACTALRQFLTRNQISYDWMTPDAPEVTARWPGTCPPEQDCPILRLVDGAVLSRPTTRELAELLGLQTQPRLAEYDTMIIGGGPAGLAAAVYGASEGLRTVVLEREAPGGQAGTSSRIENYLGFPNGVSGDELASRALQQARRLGAEILVTRSVARIDVASRSVHLDGGGVIRARTIILATGVTWRRLAIDGFDRFIGKGIYYGASRSEANATHGLDVYLIGGGNSAGQAALYFANHARMVTLVLRGDSLEKSMSRYLVEQLRGKSNVGVQLRSEVVGAHGDTHLTAIDVRGGLSAEVRRHDCGALFVFIGADAETEWLPEEIARDVRGYVLTGDDVVKAGRWSHSRDPYLLESSAPGVFACGDVRLSPVKRVASAVGEGSMAIAFAHKYLQHDAR, encoded by the coding sequence ATGCTGACAATCGACGACATCCGGGCGATTCCGCTGTTCTCCACACTCCCTGACGACGAACTGGAACATCTCGCGCGTACGTGCGCAGACCTGCATCTATGCGCAGGCGAGTTCGCGGTTCATGAAGGTGGGGAGCGCGCGCTGTACGCCGTTCTTGCCGGCAGGATGGAAGTCATCAAGACGTTCGACGGTATCGAGCGCACGCTAGGCTGGCGTCTGCCCGGTACCATTTTTGGCGAAGTGCCGCTCGCGCTGAGTTCGCCGTTTCCCGGTGCCTATCGGGCCGCGGAGCCGTCGCGTGTCATGCGCGTGGACGCTCAGCGTTACTACGCACTTGCTGCTGCGTCGCCGGAAATTGCGTTCAGGATGGGCACCCTTGCGCGTGAGCGGATCGGCGGACTGCAGGGCCTCTCCGCCGAGCCGCCCAAGGCCCGCGTGACCATGATTGGAAGTCGCTGGGACACTGCTTGCACCGCGTTGCGCCAGTTCCTCACCCGCAACCAGATCAGCTACGACTGGATGACACCGGATGCGCCCGAAGTGACGGCGCGCTGGCCTGGAACCTGTCCGCCAGAGCAGGATTGCCCGATATTGCGACTGGTCGACGGGGCGGTGCTGAGCCGACCTACGACACGAGAGCTCGCGGAGTTGCTGGGTTTGCAGACGCAGCCTCGCCTGGCAGAATACGACACGATGATCATTGGTGGCGGGCCAGCCGGTCTCGCCGCGGCAGTGTACGGCGCGTCAGAAGGCTTGCGCACCGTGGTGCTGGAGCGCGAAGCGCCAGGCGGGCAGGCCGGGACCTCCTCGCGTATTGAGAATTACCTCGGCTTCCCCAACGGCGTGTCGGGCGACGAACTGGCGAGCCGTGCACTGCAGCAGGCAAGGCGGCTCGGTGCAGAGATTCTGGTGACACGGTCTGTCGCCCGGATCGATGTCGCCAGCCGTAGCGTTCACCTCGACGGAGGCGGCGTCATCCGGGCGAGAACGATCATTCTCGCGACTGGAGTTACGTGGCGCCGTCTTGCGATCGACGGCTTCGACCGGTTTATCGGTAAAGGCATTTACTACGGCGCGTCACGCAGCGAAGCGAACGCCACTCACGGCCTCGACGTCTATCTGATCGGCGGTGGAAACTCGGCCGGCCAGGCAGCGTTGTACTTTGCCAATCATGCGCGCATGGTGACGCTTGTCCTGCGAGGCGATTCGCTGGAGAAGAGCATGTCCCGCTACCTCGTCGAGCAGCTTCGTGGGAAGTCAAACGTAGGAGTGCAACTGCGATCGGAAGTAGTCGGTGCGCACGGCGATACCCATCTGACAGCGATCGATGTACGCGGTGGCTTGAGCGCAGAGGTGCGTCGACACGATTGTGGCGCATTGTTCGTGTTCATCGGCGCCGATGCTGAGACTGAGTGGTTGCCGGAGGAAATCGCACGTGATGTGCGCGGATATGTTCTCACCGGCGACGACGTCGTCAAGGCGGGACGCTGGTCCCATAGCCGGGATCCCTACCTCCTCGAATCGAGTGCTCCTGGCGTATTTGCCTGTGGGGATGTGAGGTTGAGCCCGGTCAAGCGCGTCGCTTCAGCGGTCGGCGAAGGCAGCATGGCGATCGCGTTCGCCCACAAATATTTGCAGCACGACGCCAGATAG
- a CDS encoding methyltransferase produces MPSTPNVGQQGPGADVKYQPEPTPERLLQLGMGFWASKTLLSAVELGVFTRLASGPSDAAELIEALGLHPRSALDFLDALVALNLLEREAGIYRNTPETGLFLDMTKPGYVGGLLEMANARLYPFWGSLTEALRTGRPQNEAKHGGNLFDTIYRDEAGLRRFLRAMTGVSLGAAKAIAQKFPWKNYSTFIDIGTAQGALPVQIALAHAHLLGGGFDLPEVGPVFNEYVTLHGLQERVRFHAGNFFKDPCPAADVLVMGHILHDWNLEEKLELLAKCYAALPPGGCLIVYDAMIDDDRKQNAFGLLMSLNMLIETPGGFDYTGAQCCAWMKEVGFSQARVELLAGPDSMVIGIR; encoded by the coding sequence TGGGATTTTGGGCGTCGAAGACGTTGCTGTCCGCGGTCGAACTCGGTGTGTTCACGCGCCTCGCAAGCGGTCCGAGCGACGCGGCGGAACTCATCGAGGCGCTCGGATTGCATCCGAGATCGGCCCTCGATTTTCTCGACGCACTGGTTGCATTGAATCTGCTGGAACGCGAAGCCGGGATATATCGCAATACGCCGGAGACCGGGCTCTTTCTGGACATGACCAAGCCCGGTTACGTGGGTGGACTACTTGAAATGGCCAACGCCCGGCTGTATCCGTTCTGGGGGTCACTGACAGAAGCGCTTCGCACCGGGCGGCCACAGAACGAGGCGAAGCACGGCGGCAACCTGTTTGACACGATCTATCGCGATGAAGCAGGCCTGCGGCGCTTCCTGCGAGCGATGACCGGAGTCAGTCTTGGGGCGGCCAAGGCGATTGCGCAGAAATTCCCCTGGAAGAATTACAGCACTTTCATCGACATTGGCACGGCACAAGGCGCGCTACCTGTGCAGATCGCGCTCGCTCATGCTCACTTGCTCGGTGGTGGCTTCGATCTACCGGAAGTGGGCCCGGTATTTAACGAGTACGTGACGTTGCACGGTTTGCAGGAACGGGTGCGCTTCCATGCGGGCAACTTTTTCAAGGACCCCTGCCCGGCAGCAGACGTGCTTGTGATGGGGCACATCCTCCATGACTGGAATCTCGAAGAGAAACTCGAACTGCTGGCGAAGTGCTACGCGGCGCTGCCTCCAGGGGGGTGTCTGATCGTCTACGACGCGATGATCGACGATGATCGCAAGCAGAATGCATTCGGTCTTCTGATGAGCCTGAACATGCTCATCGAAACCCCCGGCGGTTTCGACTATACGGGTGCGCAGTGTTGTGCGTGGATGAAGGAAGTCGGCTTCTCACAGGCACGCGTCGAGCTTCTCGCCGGCCCGGATTCAATGGTGATTGGAATCCGGTAG